One stretch of Cervus canadensis isolate Bull #8, Minnesota chromosome 5, ASM1932006v1, whole genome shotgun sequence DNA includes these proteins:
- the LRRTM1 gene encoding leucine-rich repeat transmembrane neuronal protein 1, which translates to MDFLLLGLCLHWLLRRPSGVVLCLLGACFQMLPAAPSGCPQLCRCEGRLLYCEALNLTEAPHNLSGLLGLSLRYNGLSELRAGQFTGLMQLTWLYLDHNHICSVQGDAFQKLRRVKELTLSSNQITQLANTTFRPMPNLRSVDLSYNKLQALAPDLFHGLRKLTTLHMRANAIQFVPVRIFQDCRSLKFLDIGYNQLKSLARNSFAGLFKLTELHLEHNDLVKVNLAHFPRLISLHSLCLRRNKVAIVVSSLDWVWNLEKMDLSGNEIEYMEPHVFETVPHLQSLQLDSNRLTYVEPRILSSWKSLTSITLAGNLWDCGRNVCALASWLNNFQGRYDGNLQCASPEYAQGEDVLDAVYAFHLCEEGAEPTSGHLLSAVTNRSDLGSPAGPATTLADDREGQPDSTPEPVTVALPGEHAENAVQIHKVVTGTMALIFSFLIVVLVLYVSWKCFPASLRQLRQCFVTQRRKQKQKQTMHQMAAMSAQEYYVDYKPNHIEGALVIINEYGSCTCHQQPARECEV; encoded by the coding sequence ATGGATTTCCTGCTGCTCGGGCTCTGTCTACACTGGCTGCTGAGGAGGCCCTCGGGGGTGGTCTTGTGTTTGCTGGGGGCCTGCTTTCAGATGCTGCCCGCCGCCCCCAGCGGGTGCCCGCAGCTGTGCCGGTGCGAGGGGCGGCTGCTCTACTGCGAGGCGCTCAACCTCACCGAGGCGCCCCACAACCTGTCCGGCCTGCTGGGCTTGTCCCTGCGCTACAACGGCCTCTCGGAGCTGCGCGCCGGCCAGTTCACGGGGTTAATGCAGCTCACGTGGCTCTATCTGGATCACAATCACATCTGCTCGGTGCAGGGGGACGCCTTTCAGAAACTGCGCCGAGTTAAGGAACTCACCCTGAGTTCCAACCAGATCACCCAGCTGGCCAACACCACCTTCCGGCCCATGCCCAACCTGCGCAGCGTGGACCTCTCGTACAACAAGCTGCAGGCGCTGGCGCCCGACCTCTTCCACGGGCTGCGGAAGCTCACCACGCTGCACATGCGGGCCAACGCCATCCAGTTCGTGCCCGTGCGCATCTTCCAGGACTGCCGCAGCCTCAAGTTTCTCGACATCGGATACAATCAGCTCAAGAGTCTGGCGCGCAACTCTTTCGCCGGCTTGTTCAAGCTCACCGAACTGCACTTGGAGCACAACGATTTGGTCAAGGTGAACCTCGCCCACTTCCCGCGCCTCATCTCCCTGCACTCGCTTTGCCTGAGGAGGAACAAGGTGGCCATTGTGGTCAGCTCGCTGGACTGGGTGTGGAACCTGGAGAAAATGGACCTGTCGGGCAACGAGATCGAGTACATGGAGCCCCACGTGTTCGAGACCGTGCCGCACCTCCAGTCCCTGCAGCTGGACTCCAACCGCCTCACCTACGTCGAGCCCCGGATCCTCAGCTCCTGGAAGTCGCTGACCAGCATCACCCTGGCCGGGAACCTCTGGGACTGTGGGCGCAACGTGTGCGCTCTGGCCTCCTGGCTCAACAACTTCCAGGGGCGCTACGATGGCAACTTGCAGTGCGCCAGCCCCGAGTACGCGCAGGGCGAGGACGTCCTGGACGCCGTGTACGCGTTCCACCTGTGTGAGGAGGGAGCCGAGCCCACCAGCGGCCACCTGCTCTCGGCCGTCACCAACCGCAGCGACCTGGGGTCCCCCGCCGGCCCGGCCACCACACTCGCTGACGACAGGGAGGGGCAGCCCGACAGCACGCCCGAGCCCGTCACCGTGGCTCTCCCCGGCGAGCACGCCGAGAATGCCGTGCAGATCCACAAGGTGGTCACCGGCACCATGGCCCTCATCTTCTCCTTCCTCATCGTGGTCTTGGTGCTCTATGTCTCCTGGAAGTGTTTCCCAGCCAGCCTCAGGCAGCTCAGACAGTGCTTTGTCACGCAGCGCAGGAagcaaaagcagaaacagaccATGCATCAGATGGCTGCCATGTCTGCCCAGGAATACTACGTTGATTACAAACCGAACCACATTGAGGGAGCCCTGGTCATCATCAACGAGTATGGCTCGTGTACCTGCCACCAGCAGCCCGCGAGAGAATGCGAGGTGTGA